From Paenibacillus sp. FSL H8-0537:
CCCTCGCCTCCACTATGAAAACCCAGTCCGCATGAGGGCTGGGTTTTGTGTTGGAAAGGATTTTGGGAATGGAATCAGTATTTGTCTGAAATCATGCTATAATGAAGTATTCCGATCGATTAGGAACGAGAGAGGAAACTCAATATGAACAGATTTGAAGACTGGAATCTAAAAGTGAAAAAGACGTTTAATGCAACGAGCAACCTAGTTGTATTAACCGTAACGGAGGCAGGAGGATTAATGGGTCTCTCCAAAGACCAAATGAAGATCTTCGTGGATAAATACAACTTAACAAAAGTCCCGATCATGAGAAGTGCCCATAGATACCTGTTGCTGAAATGTGAAATAGACGAGATTGTTGCGAATAGGGCCGTTTAGTACAGGGTGCTCCCGCAAACGAAATCCAAACAATGAGTACACCCGTAGAAGCAAGCGTGGTGTGGTCTTCGGATAGGCTTCAAATCCCCAAACATTCACTATGTAAACCCCGACCGCAAAAGGTCGGGGTTTTTTCCTACCCAGTTGTCTAACCTTTACGATAAAGGGGCTTCTAGGATTTTTCATATGGTAAAAGCCAGGTATACGCATGATTCTTGATAAATTGGTTAAGGGGATCAGAGCTGAATTTTTTATAAACACCTCCTTCAATTGTGTTATTCTCTGAATCCTGGTCGCTGGTCAGGGGCAACGCGCGATTGCGGCCTGGATGAAGAAGTTGGGCTCAATTCGGAAAAAGCGAGCGCTATTCAAGCTGAGCAAAAGGCTCAAGCATAGCTATCTTATATTTATATATTCGTGACAACTATCTTGACTAACACCGATCATAAGTTCATCCGCATTATATTAAACCGAAATATATAATAATCATAACAAAATGTAATAAAATACTGATTTTTTTAAAATGGTACAGGAAATAGATTAGAGTATATCTTCGTTTATAGATTTCATAAGGTGTTTACAACCGGGATAAAGAGGGAGAATCGGCTGAGAGTGGCATGAGGAGGAACTTTCTGAATTCCTGCCCGATTTTTGGGATTAATTATAAAAATTTTTAATTAATTCAATTTACAGCAATATATCCATAAAGTATAATCGATTCATAAGGAGGTGAACATGCGATGTGAAGTCTATATCGAGGGTAAGCCTTTTTTAAAACCTCAAAAAGTAAGCGCTTCCCTGTTTGGAATCCGGTTACATGTCCTGAAGCTTTTACACCGATGATCACCTGCATTTACCCACAAGCGGTACCCCCTCACCAAGGAAACTGATTTGCATATTCAGTCACCCATTTCTGTTTCTCTGTTTGCAGCTTTAAAGGCTATCTGTTCGCCTTGTTGCAAGCGCAATCATTTTAGACGGAGGTGAAAATTCACAGTTCATCCGTACGTTCTCTAGGGTGCATACACATCATGCCGACACAGAGGATCAAATACGAATGTTTAATAAATCTAACCAAAGGAAAGGTGGATCCATGATGACGAAATTGAAAACCAAATTTATTGGCGGTAAGGCTCTCCGTGAAGGTATTAAGCAAATACTTGTAATCGCGATGCTTGTCGGGGGGATTTTCCATGGTATGGCCCCGGGGACGATCCAGGCTGCGGAAGCGCATCAGAATAATCCGTTTGTCGGAGCTACGGGGTACCTGAACCCGGATTATTCCACCCTTGTCGATACATCCATCGGGCTTACTAGTGATGCGTCGCTAAAGGCAAAGATGGAAACGGTCAAATCTTATCCAACTGCAGTCTGGATTGACCGAATTGACGCCATTAATGGCGGGGCGAACAATGCCGGACGCAAAAGCATCGAGGAGCATCTGGATGCTGCTCTTGCTCAAAAGAAAGCGGGTACTCCGATTACCGCTTCATTCGTCATTTATAATCTTCCGGGCCGGGACTGCCGTGCGCTGGCGTCCAACGGTGAATTACCACTGACGCTGGCCGCATTGCAGACGTACAAAACGGACTATATTGATGTCATCGCAGGTATTTTTGCGAAACCCAAGTATCAGGACATTCGCATCATTGCCATTATTGAACCGGACAGTTTGCCTAACCTGGTCACCAATCTCAATACACCGGCCTGTGCTCAAGCCAGTTCGACAGGCATCTACGAAGCTGGCGTGAAATATGCATTGGACAAGCTGCATGCCATTCCGAATGTGTACAACTATCTGGATATCGGTCACTCCGGCTGGCTCGGATGGGATAACAACCGGACAGCTACAATCTCGCTGTATACGAGCGTTGTCCAAGGGACAGTGGCTGGTCTGAATAGCGTAGACGGCTTCATTACCAACACGGCGAACAGCACACCGTTGAATGAACCGAATCTGTCCAACCCGGATCTGAACATCGGAGGACAACCGATCAGGTCGTCCAAGTATTATGAGTGGAATCCGTATTTTGATGAAACCGATTTTACGGCTGCCTTGTATAGCGGGTTTGTACAGGCAGGCTGGCCGACCAGCGTAGGCTTCCTGATTGATACCAGCCGCAATGGTTGGGGAGGGGTGAACCGTCCGACAGCGGCTATAGGCAGTGATATTAACACCTACGTAAATTCTGGGCGTGTCGATCGCCGGAATCACCGGGGGAACTGGTGCAACAACAGTGGAGCAGGTATAGGTGAAGCACCTAAAGCGGCACCAGGGCCTGCCCATTTGGATGCCTATGTGTGGGTCAAGCCACCAGGTGAATCTGACGGCTCCAGTTCGGAAATTCCGAACAATGAAGGCAAAGGATTCGACCGGATGTGTGACCCAACGTTTATAACTAGTGATGGGGTATTGACGGGCGCGCTTCCTAACGCTCCAGTATCCGGTCACTGGTTCCATAATCAATTCGTCATGCTGGTGCAAAACGCATTCCCTGTTCTTCCGGCTACCAATGTCGGCGAACCTACCGCTCCAGCGGCTCCGGCAGCACTGACTGCGACAGCAGGCAATGCACAGGTGTCACTGAGCTGGACGGCTTCCGCAGGAGCGACGAGCTATAACGTGAAGCGGGCGTTGAGCGCGGCCGGACCATTCACAACCGTTGCCGCCAATGTGAGCGGCACATCGTATGTCAATACAGGCTTGACCAACGGAACAACCTACTATTATGTGGTCAGCGCCGTAAATGCCGTAGGTGAAAGCGCGAATTCGGCTGTAAAAAGTGCTGTGCCGGTAGCTGGAGCCACCGCTCCTGCTGCACCTACTGCATTGACGGCCACCGCAGGCGATGCACAGATCAGCTTGTCCTGGACGGCTTCCGCAGGGGCGACCAGTTATAACGTGAAACGCGCGCTGAGTGCGGCCGGACCATTCACTACGGTTGCTGCCAATGTGAGCGGCACATCTTACACGAATACAGGTCTGACCAACGGCACGACCTATCACTATGTTGTGAGTGCTGTGAACGCTGCGGGGGAAGGTGCTAATTCTGCCGCTGCTTCCGCAACTCCGCAAAGCGTGGTTGTTCCATCCAGTGATCTGGTCTTGCAATATCGTGCGGGAGATACCAATGCGACAGACAGCCAGATCAAGCCGTATTTCAATATCAAAAACATCGGCAACACGGCTGTAGATCTGAGTGATCTGAAAATCCGTTATTACTTCTCGAAGGAAGGCACCGCAGCTATGGACTCGGCCATTGACTGGGCTCAGGTTGGCGGTACTAACATTCTGCGCACGTTCACCGATACGTATGTAGAGCTCAGCTTTACTTCCGGAGCCGGTGCGATCCAGGCAGGTGGACAATCCGGGGATATCCAGCTCCGCATGTACAAAACGGACTGGACCAACTTTGACGAAACGAATGATTATTCCTACGATTCAACCAAAACATCCTATCAGGACTCGAACAAGGTGACCCTCTATAAAGGCGGCAACCTAGTGTGGGGAATTGAGCCTTAAAAGACGGAAAAAGAATCTCCAGAGTTGATTAACGAATCGGTCGAAGATAAAGACGTATGCAGACCATCATTCTAAGCAGGGGCGTTTCAAAGTCATGTTCATGACTTTTGAAACGTCTCTTTTACAATTTTAACGAAACTGAAGGCGTCTTATTTACTGTACTTGCCAACAATTGCATCAATAATTTGGAATCTGAAGGTCGATGGGGAACTTAATTGTTTATTAGCTGATGAAGGATTTTTGCAGGCATGCGTTGAAGAGCATTAGTAATAAGAATTAGCATCAGGGGGATATATAAATGTCTAAATGATTCCACCTATCTAAAATTCTGCTTAACACGCGGCGGCGAATTGTGGTTTTGCACAACCAGCCGAAACGCCATTATTGACGTCAGTTCCCCGCTCTCTAACTAATAATATTGGAATTCCGAATTGAAAAGCCATGGCAGGCTCAATTTTCACATCTCCAATGCAAGAAGTTTTTACAAAGGATGTTTTGGTATCTGGGCATGATTATGAAATCCATCCCAAAAGCTATTTCCAAAAGGAGATACTTTAATCTTGTACTGGCTGCATAACCAATTCTTCGTAATAAGGGTTTGTTCTTCTTGGTAAAACTCTATTTTGGGAATTGATGCATAGGCTTTATCAAAAAGAATTTGCATGGTAAGATAAACGCTTCTAACCATGCTGTCTAGCAGCATGTCATTTTTTCATAATACTTCCTAAGGAGTCATGTCCATTGGCTGTACCCTTGAGTAAGTTGACAAAAATACCCCGAATCCTAATTCAAACACCAACCCATCAACAAAAAATATTGAGAATGAATGGACTGTCTGCGATAGAGTCTTGCACACGTACAGAGGGCGCCACTGGCACGTTGTTTCTAGAAGACCATATGCTCTTAATCGTAATTGAAGGGATGTATACCGTACGGTTTGGAACCGAGGTGTATACGGTAAACAAGCATGAAATGGTACTGATTCATAAATCCATTGCGTTTCAATATGAAAAAAGCGGGGAACCGAACTTCGATTATGTACTCAATTATATGATGTTCTTCTTAAAAGACGAAATAATTAACGAGTTTATGAAACTAGCAGATTATACTCCTACTTCAGCAGCTAGGGTACCGGCTCAGGTATCTGTACATGCGATTGATGATAGACTTTTCAGCTATCTGGAATCATTGAAGCCGTATTTTAATGAACCGGAACGAATTAGAGATGGGTTGGTTAAGGTGAAGTTATTAGAATTATTATTTGGCATAGCTGATAGAAATGATATTTTCCTATCTGAGCTTGCCCATATTAAGCGCCAAGAACGAAAAAGCATCAAGGACGTCGTTGATGCGAATATCACAAATCCCGTAACCTTGCATGATCTCGCCTACTTATCTGGCCGAAGCCTATCCTCCTTTAAACGTGATTTTAAAGCGATCTATAATACTTCTCCGCTCCAGTGGATACGAAATCGCCGATTGGATAAAGCACAAGAAATGCTAATCCATTCATCCTTATCCGTAACTGAAATTTGCTTCTCAACGGGTTTTGAGAACGTCTCACACTTCTCCAAAGTGTTTAAGCTGAGATTCGGAATCCCGCCTTCCGCACTCAAACAACCGCCAAAGCTCTGATAATCTGAACCCTGAGCCGAATGAACAACGGATTTGGACCTCCGAACAAAGTATAGCGTGCATTCATCTGGTACATTTATATATGTCAACCAGACGAACTCTAGCCCTATTACATCCAAGGAGGAAAAATCATGCCTGACTCTAACCTTCGGCAGGATTCCGCTGCCACCCCTATTGCATCAATGAAAGGTCATCATATCGCCATCCGTGTGCCAGACTACGAGGCTGCAAAGAGCTGGTACGTGGAGAAGCTGGGCTTCCGTGTTATTCAAGAATGGCCGTTTGGAGACCTGCAGCTTGCTTATGTCGCTCCGCCTCATGACGACTCCTTTTATTTTGAGATTATTGGAGACGGAGAGGTAAATGACGCTCCCATTTATCATGATATTAACAGCAGTATGTATAAGGCTGGTTACCATCATCTCTGCATGAGCGTGAACGACGTGGATGAAGCGATTGCATATTTGGATTCAAAAGGGGTCGCCCTCATCGGGGAGCCCTTTAACTTGGAGGCCATCCATCGCCGCCTCGCATTTTTCACCGATCCGTGGGGGAATATATTCGAATTGGCTCAGGTGATAGGTTAATAAGATTAGAGTAATGAAACGAAAGCTATGGTGAAGCAACTAAGGTGACATCAAAATCGTGACTACACCCGTATTAAGAACGAACACAATATACTTAGTTGGTGGATTTTCAGTAACAACCTGGTTGTATTGAATAGAAGGGCAGTTAAGAGAAATCTTAGCTGTCCTTTTATTTTAGTATACATTGGAGGAATTTGTTGTAAGATGTAGAAAGGTTCAGATAATAATTGGTTTTGGTGCTGTTAGGATTCCTGAGCTTTATAACTTCCGTACCTCAACGGGAAAATTATCAATATCGCTTTTTATGATAAAGACATGACCGCCTTTTTGAATTTGTGCTTTATCCATGCCGGCATATTCTTTTTCAATCAGTTTGTTGTTATGACGTTGAATAATTTTATTTCGTCACATTTGATGACGGGTTTTGTCTTTGATATACGGCAGCCGCCTATAAAATGAACTTGGTTATTCGCAAGTCGTTGTGAAAAATACAGAGGACATACAATCGTTTTTAGGTAGCACGCTCCAGCATGAAAACCCAGTCCGCATAAGGTCTGGGTTTTGTGTTGGATTGGATATACGGAATAGAATCAGCATTTGGCTGAAATCATGCTATAATGAAGTATTACGATCGACTAGGAATGAGAGAGGAAACTCAATATGAATGGATTTGAAGACTGGAATCTAAAAGTAAAAAAGACGTTTAATGCAACGAGCAATCTAGTTGTATTAACCGTAACGGAGGCAGGAGGATTAATGGGTCTCTCCAAAGACCAAATGAAGATCTTCGTGGATAAATACAACTTAACAAAAGTCCCGATCATGAGAAGTGCCCATAGATACCTGTTGCTGAAATGTGAAATAGACGAGATTGTTGCGAATAGGGCCGTTTAGTACAGGGTGCTCCCGCAAACGTATCCAAACAATCCCCGACCGCCAAAGGTCGGGGTTTTTACTATTTTAGACATACTAACAGCTTTTCTAAGCTCAATTTATATAAGTTAATTAAAAGGTTTTAATGCTAGAGACTGAATAATTTCCTCTTGGGAAAAAGGTTTTTTCCTGCCCAGTTGTCTAACCTTTACGATAAAAGGGCTTCTAGGATTTTTCATATGGTAAAAGCCAGGTATACGCATGACTCTTGATAAATTGGTTATCAGAGGATCAGAGCTGAATTTTTGGGCTAATGCTTTTTGAATGGGAACGAATTTGCTTACGGATGCGCCTTGAACAACCCAATAGATGTGATATCCGTTTTTAGTTTCGATGATCATCGTATCCTTAATTTGAAGCTTGAATTTTTTTATAAACGCCTTCTTCAATTTCGTTACTCTCTGTTTTGATCGCAGAGCTAACAGATGGTATTGGCCTTTTTTATTTCTTTTAACTGTAATCGATTGAAGCTGTTCTTCAGGGTCGGAGTGAATCGATTCAATCATCTGCTTAACTTGTTCTTTTGTGTCTAAATGCATGGAAATCTTGTTCAGATCTACATCGATGAACTGTGCTCTGATTTTTTTGAAATCACTAGTCCTTGTTTCACGGTAATTGATCTCCATAAATACGGCATAACCTTTTTTATTTTGACTGAGAACGTGTATACGTTTATTTCTCTTGGTAAAGAGTGTGAATTGAGAGGTGCGTCTTTCAAGTAGACTTAGAGGTTTATGCAGTGTCATCGCTGGGTGAATTAATGAAGTACTGTATCTTTTATTTTTGTTTTTATCGTCATGGACTAAAGTGAAATACAGTTGTTCGTTCTGTCTACAGCCTAGTTTTTTTATAAAGTAGCTTGCGTGACTGGAAAACCTTCGCAAATTTCTGGAATATGTCGTTGAACTTAATCGCGGTGTCATTAAACCACATCTCCTTTAAAGCATGCGCTACACTTTTGCTCCTTTTCTAAACAATCATATTCTGGCAAGCGGACACAAGTGTAAGTGAGAGTACCCATTTTTCGACATTAGATAGGCTAATCAAATAGTCAGGGCGTTTGCTAGGGTGACATCAAAAGTAGGTGAGCATGATTTTTTCAATATAATAAATATAAGCTCTCAAGATAAAGAAATTGGGCAAGTGGGCAATGCTGAGGGTGTGGCTGAATTTACCCAAACAGTGAAAGGGGGAGAAACATATGGATTGGGAAGCCCACATCGAACGGTGGAGCCGAGCCGCTGTTAGACTGCTGGATATTCGACAATATGGTGTGGAGCATGGAAATGTCCCTGAGCGCTATGTGGCGCATAGCAGTTTTTTTGTAGTTACTACTCGTGGAGAGGCAAGAGTGAGCCTGTCGGGAGCGGTCTATCGAGCCCAATCCCACCACATTCTGCACGGAGGAAAGGAAGCGGAGCTGGGTATTATGCCGCTAGAAAACGATTTTGAATGCTATTTGATTCTGTACAAAGCTGATTGTGAATTGCCGGAGGATCGGGAGAGCTTCCATATGTCTTATGCATTCACGCCTTATGCGTTGCTGCCATTGCAGGAGAAGTGTAAAACGATGAATCACCTGTGGCAGCAAGCCACCCCAATGGAAAAGCTTCAGGCGCAGTCTGTCTTTCTGCCGTTTGTATATGAGGTTATGCGGCAAATCCGCACGTTAAAAACGGAAAACAGCAGGCCGAACTTGGTAACCGAAGCGATTCATTACATTCAAGAGCATTACAGGAATTCGATTACAGCCGAGGAATTAGCCGGGATCTACAGCTGCAGTGCGAGCTACTTATCTCGCTTGTTCAAAAACCAGATAGGAACCGGTCCGATTGAATACCTGATTCATGTACGCATTCACAAATCGAAGCAGCTTCTGCTCAAATCGGAGGCGCGTATTCAGGAAATAGCCAGCAGCGTTGGCTATGCGGATGTCTATTATTTTAGCCGCTTATTTAAAAAGCACACGGGCTGCTCACCTCTTCAATTTAGAGAGAACAATCGGCAGGCGGTTCAGAATAATCCATTACGTCTATTAAAATCGTCTATTGTATCCCCGAAGCTTGTTTCCCATAATGAGAATGAGATTTGTTATCAATGCAATGGGGAAGGGGAAACATCCATGTTTAGATTTTCAAGACCAGCGTTCGGAGCCATGCTGCTATTATGCACAGCTTTGCTGCTGAATGCATGTCAGACAAGCAGCAATACAGGGGCAGTGGCCTCCCAGCCTGCGTCAGCAGGTGTCGCTACAGAAAGCACAGCTGCAGAAACGCGTATTTACGAGCATTTGAAAGGCAAAACGGAAATTCCTGTGAATCCTCAGCGGGTGGTCAGCCTCTTTCATTTGGGTGAGCTAATGGC
This genomic window contains:
- a CDS encoding VOC family protein — encoded protein: MPDSNLRQDSAATPIASMKGHHIAIRVPDYEAAKSWYVEKLGFRVIQEWPFGDLQLAYVAPPHDDSFYFEIIGDGEVNDAPIYHDINSSMYKAGYHHLCMSVNDVDEAIAYLDSKGVALIGEPFNLEAIHRRLAFFTDPWGNIFELAQVIG
- a CDS encoding DNA-primase RepB domain-containing protein is translated as MTPRLSSTTYSRNLRRFSSHASYFIKKLGCRQNEQLYFTLVHDDKNKNKRYSTSLIHPAMTLHKPLSLLERRTSQFTLFTKRNKRIHVLSQNKKGYAVFMEINYRETRTSDFKKIRAQFIDVDLNKISMHLDTKEQVKQMIESIHSDPEEQLQSITVKRNKKGQYHLLALRSKQRVTKLKKAFIKKFKLQIKDTMIIETKNGYHIYWVVQGASVSKFVPIQKALAQKFSSDPLITNLSRVMRIPGFYHMKNPRSPFIVKVRQLGRKKPFSQEEIIQSLALKPFN
- a CDS encoding helix-turn-helix domain-containing protein — translated: MDWEAHIERWSRAAVRLLDIRQYGVEHGNVPERYVAHSSFFVVTTRGEARVSLSGAVYRAQSHHILHGGKEAELGIMPLENDFECYLILYKADCELPEDRESFHMSYAFTPYALLPLQEKCKTMNHLWQQATPMEKLQAQSVFLPFVYEVMRQIRTLKTENSRPNLVTEAIHYIQEHYRNSITAEELAGIYSCSASYLSRLFKNQIGTGPIEYLIHVRIHKSKQLLLKSEARIQEIASSVGYADVYYFSRLFKKHTGCSPLQFRENNRQAVQNNPLRLLKSSIVSPKLVSHNENEICYQCNGEGETSMFRFSRPAFGAMLLLCTALLLNACQTSSNTGAVASQPASAGVATESTAAETRIYEHLKGKTEIPVNPQRVVSLFHLGELMAIGVKPVGATTYILSNPLISDTSGIEDIGIPPDPEKILSLAPDLIVTTVPFAEAVDGGYEALSQIAPTIVVEQHNDPIKDVAMFGDILGKQEEAKQWNEAFAAKLADYKEKVSPFIGADETFSILNVRPNAVFIYGDTNMGGNILYRYLGLKPTEKIKTDVINGETWEISTEVIPDFIGNRLFLAVNEGAEEELKKVEKLIKNSPAGKAGKIYNIDFNTFLLSDPISVEHQLDIIVDLLVEGNK
- a CDS encoding helix-turn-helix transcriptional regulator; protein product: MAVPLSKLTKIPRILIQTPTHQQKILRMNGLSAIESCTRTEGATGTLFLEDHMLLIVIEGMYTVRFGTEVYTVNKHEMVLIHKSIAFQYEKSGEPNFDYVLNYMMFFLKDEIINEFMKLADYTPTSAARVPAQVSVHAIDDRLFSYLESLKPYFNEPERIRDGLVKVKLLELLFGIADRNDIFLSELAHIKRQERKSIKDVVDANITNPVTLHDLAYLSGRSLSSFKRDFKAIYNTSPLQWIRNRRLDKAQEMLIHSSLSVTEICFSTGFENVSHFSKVFKLRFGIPPSALKQPPKL
- a CDS encoding DNA-binding protein; the encoded protein is MNGFEDWNLKVKKTFNATSNLVVLTVTEAGGLMGLSKDQMKIFVDKYNLTKVPIMRSAHRYLLLKCEIDEIVANRAV
- a CDS encoding glycoside hydrolase family 6 protein translates to MTKLKTKFIGGKALREGIKQILVIAMLVGGIFHGMAPGTIQAAEAHQNNPFVGATGYLNPDYSTLVDTSIGLTSDASLKAKMETVKSYPTAVWIDRIDAINGGANNAGRKSIEEHLDAALAQKKAGTPITASFVIYNLPGRDCRALASNGELPLTLAALQTYKTDYIDVIAGIFAKPKYQDIRIIAIIEPDSLPNLVTNLNTPACAQASSTGIYEAGVKYALDKLHAIPNVYNYLDIGHSGWLGWDNNRTATISLYTSVVQGTVAGLNSVDGFITNTANSTPLNEPNLSNPDLNIGGQPIRSSKYYEWNPYFDETDFTAALYSGFVQAGWPTSVGFLIDTSRNGWGGVNRPTAAIGSDINTYVNSGRVDRRNHRGNWCNNSGAGIGEAPKAAPGPAHLDAYVWVKPPGESDGSSSEIPNNEGKGFDRMCDPTFITSDGVLTGALPNAPVSGHWFHNQFVMLVQNAFPVLPATNVGEPTAPAAPAALTATAGNAQVSLSWTASAGATSYNVKRALSAAGPFTTVAANVSGTSYVNTGLTNGTTYYYVVSAVNAVGESANSAVKSAVPVAGATAPAAPTALTATAGDAQISLSWTASAGATSYNVKRALSAAGPFTTVAANVSGTSYTNTGLTNGTTYHYVVSAVNAAGEGANSAAASATPQSVVVPSSDLVLQYRAGDTNATDSQIKPYFNIKNIGNTAVDLSDLKIRYYFSKEGTAAMDSAIDWAQVGGTNILRTFTDTYVELSFTSGAGAIQAGGQSGDIQLRMYKTDWTNFDETNDYSYDSTKTSYQDSNKVTLYKGGNLVWGIEP